In Ignavibacteria bacterium, the sequence ATCAAAGATAATTTTATGTAATCAGTTCGGCAAAGAAACTTTATTGAATTATGCACCATAGAGCATAAGGTGTATTCCAATATTACATAATATAAATTATTGAAATAACAATAGTTGTGATATTTGCATCATTTTGAAATGTCATAAGAAAACAGTAATTTTGTCTAACAAAATGCACTATTAATTATGATCTCGAGCAAAGCAATTGATCTCATTAGTACATTCAGTGAAACTGAATTCAAAGAATTCGGTCTATTTACAGCATCCCCTTTTTTTAACAGGGAAGCAATCCAGTTAAAATTTTATGAAATATTAAAAAAATATTATCCTTCGTTCGAAAGTAAGAACTTTGATAAAGAAAAAGTGTTTGCCAGGCTATATCCCGGTAAAAAATATAATGACGGGGTTATGAGGAACATACTTTCTAAAACCCTTGAACTGGCGGAAAGCTATTTGACTGTGAAAAGGCAGCAGCTTAATGAATTTGAATCAACTGCTGCGCTTATGAGGGAGTTGAGCGAACGCAAGATGGTAAAACTGTTTGAACGCGCTGAGTTAAATGCAATGGAATTGCTTGATAACAGCTCGGCAAAAAACGAAGAGTACTTTTACCGCAACTTTGTTTTGTTAAATGAAAAACGGAAATTTATAAGCAATCTAAAAAGCTCGCTTTATAGCTCAAATGATCTTCTGAAGAAGGGAGCTGAAAATCTGACTATATCATTCCTGATCTCCATGCTACGCAGTGAAACTAATATTGCCAATTCAAACCTCAGTATGTTCAGGTTTGAGCGGGACTCAGCATTAAGCGAGCTTGAGGTTTATATTGATAAAGAGATCGTAAAATTCCCTGATGTAATATACCTTCAGTATTATTATAATGCCTTTAAACTTTCGAGGACACAGGATGAGAAGTATTTCTATGAATTAAAATCCATAGTATACCAATCATACGATAAGTTCAGGGATGAAGACAGAAAAGACATATTTACAATACTGACAAATTATTGCTATTTCAAAGTAAATAAAGGTGATCTTAATTTCAGGAAAGAACAATTTTTGTTGTTTAAGGAAAACATTGAGCGCGGGTATTATAAAGGCAGCAGGAAATATCTTGATCACATTCAGTATCTGAACGTTGTGGTTACCGGACTTGAAGCAGGTGAGTCGCTCTGGGTAGAAGGGTTTATTGAAAAATATAAACCGGAGCTTGATGAAACGAACCGCGAGAACTCCTATAATTTCAGCAGAGCGCTGGTGTTCTATCATAAAGCACAGTTTAATGAAGCCTTGAACATGGCTGCAAAAGTAAAAACTGACGATCTTTCTTATAAACACCAGCTTAAATCGATTTATTTGAAGATATACTACGATATGAATGAAATTGAACCCTTTTACAGTCACGTTGACAGCTACAGGCACTTCCTTCTTAATGAAAAACATATCCCCGAGCTTACGCGGAGCGTTATTAACAGCTATGTTAATTACACAAAGAAACTGTTCGATATAAAGAACCGTATTGAGGAAAAAGATTTTGACCTTTATAAAATAAGAAAGGAAATATCTGATAACAGATCAATGATAAACAAATCATGGTTACTTGAAAGAATTGACAGAATAGAAAAAAGCCTGCACAAATAACTGCGCAGGCTTTTGATCGATGCGATTGTATTATTTTGTGAGCATCATCTTTTTTACATCAGTAAACTCACCTGCTGTAATTTTGCAGAAATAGACACCGCTTGTTAATTTAGAAGCATTAAAATCCACTTCAAATGATCCTGCACTCAGGTTTTCATTTACCAATACTTCAACTTCCTTACCTGTGATATCATATACAGCCATTTTTACGAAAGTTGCCTTAGCAATACTGAATTCGATCTTTGTGCTTGGATTAAAAGGATTCGGGTAATTCTGTTTCAGGCTGAAGTCTGCGGGAATTTGAGAATTGGAAGAGTTAATCCCAGTTAATGAACCTGTAAGCTTAACGGTAATGAATTCAGGATTATTCCCACTGACAAAGGTAAATCCGCAGGCATAAATTTTACCATATTGATCAGTTTCCAAAGATTTAAAGTAATCCATACCGAAACCGGTACCGTTATAGTTGTATGCAAATTGAAGTGTGCCTGTTGTATTGTATTTCAATATCATAGCATCAAAACTTGTAGAGTGGCTACCCGATACTCCGGCTGTGTAAATATTTCCGAAGTTATCAGCTTTTATGCAAAATGCGCTGTTAAGACCATTGGTAGATGTATCTCTTGAATAGCTATGGCTCCAAAGAATAGTGCCGTTGAAATCATATGCAACAGTCATAGCATAGGTACGATTACCATTAGAAGTTCCGCCTGTTGCGTAAATTATTCCGCCTGAAATTGTTAAATCATTGGCAGAAGCTGCTTCGTACTGGAAATTGTTTGCATTCATCCATTCATACGATAAATTGTTAGTAAGCTTAATGATTGTAAAGTCAGAAGAAATGGCAGTATTTTGTGTTACACCTGCTACAACTATCCCGCCCGCCGGATGTAATACAGCCGAGTTAGAATAATCAGCCAGATTTACATATCCTGAATATACATACATATTCTGATATTGAAAAAGTGAACTGTATTTTAAAACAAGCAAATTCTGGTTACCGTTTGTTGTAGTTGACCCGATAATAAATATTTCATTGTTACTGTTTATAAGCAGTTTTCTTGCGTATTCAACTGAACCGGACTGATTAAATGACTGCCACTGCTGAACAACACACATATTGTTGTATTTCATTATAATGATATCTTCATCGGTACTGAGAGAGGTTGTTTTACCTGAAACCACAACAACTATATTACCATTATTATCAAAACATGCATCGTTAAAACCTTCATCAGAGCCTGTTAGACCGTACCTGGCAGAACTAATTACATTTCCGCTAGGATCATACTTTATGATATAAAAATCATAATCCTGTCCGAAACCGTATATAGAGCTGAAAACGAAAATATTACCCTGGGGATCGATCAACAGTTTTAGTCCCATGCCATGCCCGGAACCGGCTCCATCAAAGGTTCTTTGCCAAACAATATTCCCTGATGGATCATATTTGATGAGCGTAGATTTCATGGTGACTGAACCGCCTAAGCCAGTAACATATACGTTTCCGGAGTTATCAATTGCCGTATAGTTTGCGATATCAACTCCCTGTGAGCCATGTACCTTAACCCAATCACTGGCATGTACTGAACAAAGTTGAATAATTAATAATACTATCCAGATTGCTAACTTGATCCATGTTGAAGTTGTGAATGTTTTCATTGTTGTAATTCCTTTCTTTGTTTTATTGTTTTTTATTTGTGAATCATTCAACTGCTACAAAGTTAGGAAACCAACACCCCCTTTGACAAAGAGAGAAATTTGAAATTGCATTGTAAAAAGTACCAAGATTTTTACACTGAGGAATTCCACAGAATAGCAAAAAATGTTAAAACATTACAAAAACAGTGTTTTTCCAATGATAAAAAAATCGATATGTCATGACGAAATGACATAAAAAAAGCAGGCTTGTGCCTGCTTTTGGTGAAACCGTGGTGTTCCAATAGTTATTTTAGCAGAATCATTTTTTTAGTTTCAGTGAAACTGCCTGAAGTTAGTTTGTAAAAATAAACTCCGCTTGGATAGTTAGAAGCGTTCCAGTCAGCTTTGTAAGTACCCGGTTTCAGCATACCATTTTGTAATGATTCTACATTTCTGCCCATAGCGTCGTAAATTGTGAGGTTGACAAATTCCGCCTGCGGAATACTGAACTCGAAATTAGTTGTTGGGTTGAAGGGATTGGGGTAGTTTTGTGAAAGCGAAAATTCATCGGGAATTTCAGTATTCATGCCTGAAATTCCCACCGGATTGCCTGTTGGATTCCTTTTGTAGTAAATTTCAGGATTGCCATCCCTGCTGTCTTCCCATGCTAAATGAACTACCTGATCTGAAATGTTAACAGAGGGCTGCCTGGCTGTCAAAACTGTGTTAACAAGCCTGAGTTCTGTATCCCATGATTCCCCGTAGTTTGATGATTTTCTGTAATACAGCTGGACATTGCCTGTCCTGTCATCATCCCAGACCAAATGAACATAATTACCGGAGGCTGAAATGTTGGGCTGGGACGAATTGCCTGTACTTGCTGTCATTCTTGTATCTGCCTGCCAAGTAGAACCATTATCAGTAGAGCGTTTATAATAGATCTCGTAATCGGAATCTCTGAAATCTGCCCAGCAAACGTGAACATATGTACCGGATGCGTCAACTGAAATATTTTCGGCTTCTGTAGTTGTATTAATAATGCGGGTATCCGCTGACCAGTTTAAACCGCTATTGGTTGAACGTTTATAATACACCTGCGGCGGACCCTGCCTCAGATCACGCCAAACAATGTGCCATGCTGAAGAAGTAATAGCCATATCGGGATAGTCTGAAATGGCGTTGTTGTTTGTGATACGTGTTTCAGTACCCCAGTTCAGACCCGCATCGGTTGAGTGGATCATGTAAATTTCCTGGTTGCCGTCTCTCTGGTCATCCCACACAATAACAACAGTTGAATTAAAGAGTGTTATACTTGGTTTTTCAGAAACTGAAGAGTTATTGCTTAACCTGATATCATTGCTCCAGTTTATTCCGGCATCTCCGGACCTTTTATAATATATTTCATAATTGCCGTCACGGCCATCCACCCAGGCAGTATGTATTGTAGCTCCCGAGACTTCGACCGATGGATATTCTGATGAGAAAGTATTGTTTGTCAATCTTGCGTCATTGCTCCAGCTAATACCGGCATTAGTTGAACGTTTAGCGTAAATTTCACTGTTACCATCCCTTGAATCCTGCCAGACAGTTACGACCAATTGACCTGATGAGGATATACACCTTGCATTGTTAAGGGGTACGGTAGATAAAGCAGTATTGTTCGTCAGCCGGGTATCTGCTGACCATTGGGAAATTAACGGCAATGCATAGAGCATTGCCGTTAAGATATAGATGTATTTTATAGTTCTTTTCATAATTTTATTTCACTAATATCATTTTCTTTGTTTCGGTGAAGCTGCCTGATGTAAGCCTGTAAAAATATACACCGCTGTTGTAACCCGATGCATCCCAGGCAGCATTATATGTTCCGGGATTCAGTTCGTCATTTACCAGTGTTTCAATTTCTCTGCCCAAAGCGTCATAAACAGCAATGTTTACTAAACCGGAATGAGGAACGCTGAATTCAATATTTGTAACCGGATTAAACGGATTGGG encodes:
- a CDS encoding T9SS type A sorting domain-containing protein — translated: MKTFTTSTWIKLAIWIVLLIIQLCSVHASDWVKVHGSQGVDIANYTAIDNSGNVYVTGLGGSVTMKSTLIKYDPSGNIVWQRTFDGAGSGHGMGLKLLIDPQGNIFVFSSIYGFGQDYDFYIIKYDPSGNVISSARYGLTGSDEGFNDACFDNNGNIVVVVSGKTTSLSTDEDIIIMKYNNMCVVQQWQSFNQSGSVEYARKLLINSNNEIFIIGSTTTNGNQNLLVLKYSSLFQYQNMYVYSGYVNLADYSNSAVLHPAGGIVVAGVTQNTAISSDFTIIKLTNNLSYEWMNANNFQYEAASANDLTISGGIIYATGGTSNGNRTYAMTVAYDFNGTILWSHSYSRDTSTNGLNSAFCIKADNFGNIYTAGVSGSHSTSFDAMILKYNTTGTLQFAYNYNGTGFGMDYFKSLETDQYGKIYACGFTFVSGNNPEFITVKLTGSLTGINSSNSQIPADFSLKQNYPNPFNPSTKIEFSIAKATFVKMAVYDITGKEVEVLVNENLSAGSFEVDFNASKLTSGVYFCKITAGEFTDVKKMMLTK
- a CDS encoding T9SS type A sorting domain-containing protein, giving the protein MKRTIKYIYILTAMLYALPLISQWSADTRLTNNTALSTVPLNNARCISSSGQLVVTVWQDSRDGNSEIYAKRSTNAGISWSNDARLTNNTFSSEYPSVEVSGATIHTAWVDGRDGNYEIYYKRSGDAGINWSNDIRLSNNSSVSEKPSITLFNSTVVIVWDDQRDGNQEIYMIHSTDAGLNWGTETRITNNNAISDYPDMAITSSAWHIVWRDLRQGPPQVYYKRSTNSGLNWSADTRIINTTTEAENISVDASGTYVHVCWADFRDSDYEIYYKRSTDNGSTWQADTRMTASTGNSSQPNISASGNYVHLVWDDDRTGNVQLYYRKSSNYGESWDTELRLVNTVLTARQPSVNISDQVVHLAWEDSRDGNPEIYYKRNPTGNPVGISGMNTEIPDEFSLSQNYPNPFNPTTNFEFSIPQAEFVNLTIYDAMGRNVESLQNGMLKPGTYKADWNASNYPSGVYFYKLTSGSFTETKKMILLK